In the genome of Rhodamnia argentea isolate NSW1041297 chromosome 3, ASM2092103v1, whole genome shotgun sequence, one region contains:
- the LOC115746419 gene encoding uncharacterized protein LOC115746419 isoform X1 has translation MDAVELPYPVDVAAAAVSKLMGSDGFVSRAGVGVAAKKVEPRGSDSDRVVGIPPIRPCGMAADKKDVATPVNALDMPSQHKSTEAENYRHNHLLPDLHNKDVTQDLPRTDVSFVRSPGSEDVRLPWKAGKVSRNNNTCSKRARSTQVEDASAITLADEVKGLKDKSLTRSGSLEKNHLGKQRTVGSKRGDRRNSKAPVKNRYDSFVMRPCSSSFTVSPGGSNFLGFYGLKSDNRDITKLVDDLSLIDILEGTCKCPSLGKEKGKKSANADDKLTQSVRKAFSVLQPLRRGQSQNIAEIDICEDKKMSSVLSSVSIAESGAEGDFRETYSVDPSSSNEGPCGKPETSMDPLDLPLCTPKDLWGRLSLPQTKDLDSLLLDAAKPALSSKSMSDLRSGKQIVRRGCLPPFAWSHAFNGHARNNSDAARLSISRSTCQGRWVRVASPVILAANSADCYTDLDSITYNEGLVPSVKRKAGILASKIASRECSGIPPWDWASSSSATCSFPSNPTLAQSRLETENEIHESRCPSLLAAARTLCGIASKESRGPLLKWSRKPLQKALKPRKLKLSKNCEEALVTPKSETKDVANSLDRIPLSKKPKLSNMDICFSKPSMSWSTPRSSRSSPSRSVRDVVAEARHSMTSISKQASMLPPVARVFDKAYDSQQKPKTSMPLYWSRGRDGLH, from the exons ATGGACGCGGTGGAGCTTCCTTATCCAGTTGATGTTGCGGCGGCTGCAGTCTCTAAGCTTATGGGGTCGGACGGGTTTGTCAGTAGAGCTGGCGTTGGCGTCGCGGCGAAGAAGGTCGAACCTCGCGGCAGCGATTCGGACCGCGTGGTCGGGATTCCTCCGATCAGGCCGTGCGGCATGGCTGCTGACAAGAAAG ATGTGGCAACTCCTGTAAATGCTTTGGACATGCCTTCCCAGCATAAAAGTACGGAAGCTGAAAATTATAGGCATAATCATCTGCTGCCGGATTTGCATAATAAAGACGTAACTCAGGATCTTCCCAGGACTGATGTGAGTTTTGTTCGTAGCCCTGGTTCTGAAGATGTTCGATTGCCATGGAAAGCAGGGAAAGTTTCAAGGAACAATAATACATGCTCCAAGAGAGCACGGAGTACTCAAGTTGAAGATGCTTCAGCAATTACTTTAGCTGATGAAGTTAAGGGATTGAAAGATAAATCTTTGACAAGAAGTGGCTCTTTAG AGAAAAATCATTTGGGGAAACAGAGGACTGTTGGCAGTAAACGGGGTGATAGAAGAAACAGCAAAGCCCCTGTCAAGAATAGATATGACTCTTTCGTGATGAGGCCTTGTTCTTCAAGTTTCACTGTCTCTCCAGGAGGAAGCAATTTTCTAG GGTTCTATGGTCTGAAGTCAGATAATCGTGATATTACAAAGCTTGTGGATGACCTGTCAttgattgacatccttgagggTACATGCAAATGCCCTAGTTTAGGCaaagagaaagggaagaaatcAGCTAATGCGGATGATAAATTAACTCAATCAGTTAGAAAGGCATTCTCTGTGCTTCAGCCCCTGAGGCGAGGCCAATCCCAAAATATTGCTGAGATAGACATTTGCGAAGACAAGAAAATGTCCTCTGTGTTAAGCTCCGTGTCCATTGCAGAAAGTGGTGCTGAGGGTGATTTCAGGGAAACGTACTCGGTTGACCCCTCTTCATCCAATGAG GGCCCCTGTGGTAAGCCAGAGACCTCTATGGATCCTCTTGATTTGCCACTTTGTACTCCAAAAGACCTATGGGGAAGATTGTCACTTCCTCAAACTAAAGATTTGGACTCCTTGCTCCTGGATGCTGCAAAACCTGCTTTATCTTCAAAGAGCATGTCTGATCTACGTTCAGGCAAGCAAATAGTTCGCCGAGGTTGCTTGCCGCCTTTTGCATGGTCACATGCTTTTAATGGACATGCTCGGAATAATTCTGATGCCGCTAGATTGTCCATTAGTAGGAGTACTTGCCAGGGTAGATGGGTAAGGGTAGCAAGTCCTGTGATTTTGGCTGCAAATTCAGCTGATTGTTATACAGACTTGGACTCTATCACCTATAACGAGGGTTTGGTTCCCTctgtaaaaagaaaagcagGGATTTTGGCAAGTAAAATTGCTTCTCGAGAATGTTCTGGGATTCCGCCGTGGGACTGGgcatcatcttcttctgctACTTGCTCTTTTCCCTCCAACCCAACTCTGG CGCAATCTAGACTTGAGACAGAAAATGAGATTCATG AGAGCCGGTGCCCAAGTCTGTTAGCTGCTGCACGAACCTTGTGTGGTATTGCAAGCAAGGAATCTCGGGGGCCTCTGCTGAAGTGGTCAAGAAAGCCTTTGCAAAAGGCGCTCAAACCTCGGAAGTTGAAGTTGAGCAAAAATTGTGAGGAAGCCCTTGTGACGCCAAAATCAGAGACCAAAGATGTCGCCAATAGTTTGGACCGAATACCGTTGTCGAAGAAGCCAAAGCTCTCCAACATGGACATCTGCTTTTCTAAACCTTCAATGAGTTGGTCTACCCCCAGATCGAGCAGATCATCACCAAGCAGGTCAGTCAGGGACGTTGTTGCTGAAGCTAGACATTCCATGACTAGCATCTCAAAGCAAGCGAGCATGTTGCCACCCGTGGCACGGGTTTTTGATAAGGCTTATGACAGCCAGCAGAAGCCCAAAACGTCCATGCCGTTGTATTGGAGCAGAGGCAGGGACGGTCTACACTGA
- the LOC115746419 gene encoding uncharacterized protein LOC115746419 isoform X2 translates to MDAVELPYPVDVAAAAVSKLMGSDGFVSRAGVGVAAKKVEPRGSDSDRVVGIPPIRPCGMAADKKDVATPVNALDMPSQHKSTEAENYRHNHLLPDLHNKDVTQDLPRTDVSFVRSPGSEDVRLPWKAGKVSRNNNTCSKRARSTQVEDASAITLADEVKGLKDKSLTRSGSLEKNHLGKQRTVGSKRGDRRNSKAPVKNRYDSFVMRPCSSSFTVSPGGSNFLGFYGLKSDNRDITKLVDDLSLIDILEGTCKCPSLGKEKGKKSANADDKLTQSVRKAFSVLQPLRRGQSQNIAEIDICEDKKMSSVLSSVSIAESGAEGDFRETYSVDPSSSNEGPCGKPETSMDPLDLPLCTPKDLWGRLSLPQTKDLDSLLLDAAKPALSSKSMSDLRSGKQIVRRGCLPPFAWSHAFNGHARNNSDAARLSISRSTCQGRWVRVASPVILAANSADCYTDLDSITYNEGLVPSVKRKAGILASKIASRECSGIPPWDWASSSSATCSFPSNPTLESRCPSLLAAARTLCGIASKESRGPLLKWSRKPLQKALKPRKLKLSKNCEEALVTPKSETKDVANSLDRIPLSKKPKLSNMDICFSKPSMSWSTPRSSRSSPSRSVRDVVAEARHSMTSISKQASMLPPVARVFDKAYDSQQKPKTSMPLYWSRGRDGLH, encoded by the exons ATGGACGCGGTGGAGCTTCCTTATCCAGTTGATGTTGCGGCGGCTGCAGTCTCTAAGCTTATGGGGTCGGACGGGTTTGTCAGTAGAGCTGGCGTTGGCGTCGCGGCGAAGAAGGTCGAACCTCGCGGCAGCGATTCGGACCGCGTGGTCGGGATTCCTCCGATCAGGCCGTGCGGCATGGCTGCTGACAAGAAAG ATGTGGCAACTCCTGTAAATGCTTTGGACATGCCTTCCCAGCATAAAAGTACGGAAGCTGAAAATTATAGGCATAATCATCTGCTGCCGGATTTGCATAATAAAGACGTAACTCAGGATCTTCCCAGGACTGATGTGAGTTTTGTTCGTAGCCCTGGTTCTGAAGATGTTCGATTGCCATGGAAAGCAGGGAAAGTTTCAAGGAACAATAATACATGCTCCAAGAGAGCACGGAGTACTCAAGTTGAAGATGCTTCAGCAATTACTTTAGCTGATGAAGTTAAGGGATTGAAAGATAAATCTTTGACAAGAAGTGGCTCTTTAG AGAAAAATCATTTGGGGAAACAGAGGACTGTTGGCAGTAAACGGGGTGATAGAAGAAACAGCAAAGCCCCTGTCAAGAATAGATATGACTCTTTCGTGATGAGGCCTTGTTCTTCAAGTTTCACTGTCTCTCCAGGAGGAAGCAATTTTCTAG GGTTCTATGGTCTGAAGTCAGATAATCGTGATATTACAAAGCTTGTGGATGACCTGTCAttgattgacatccttgagggTACATGCAAATGCCCTAGTTTAGGCaaagagaaagggaagaaatcAGCTAATGCGGATGATAAATTAACTCAATCAGTTAGAAAGGCATTCTCTGTGCTTCAGCCCCTGAGGCGAGGCCAATCCCAAAATATTGCTGAGATAGACATTTGCGAAGACAAGAAAATGTCCTCTGTGTTAAGCTCCGTGTCCATTGCAGAAAGTGGTGCTGAGGGTGATTTCAGGGAAACGTACTCGGTTGACCCCTCTTCATCCAATGAG GGCCCCTGTGGTAAGCCAGAGACCTCTATGGATCCTCTTGATTTGCCACTTTGTACTCCAAAAGACCTATGGGGAAGATTGTCACTTCCTCAAACTAAAGATTTGGACTCCTTGCTCCTGGATGCTGCAAAACCTGCTTTATCTTCAAAGAGCATGTCTGATCTACGTTCAGGCAAGCAAATAGTTCGCCGAGGTTGCTTGCCGCCTTTTGCATGGTCACATGCTTTTAATGGACATGCTCGGAATAATTCTGATGCCGCTAGATTGTCCATTAGTAGGAGTACTTGCCAGGGTAGATGGGTAAGGGTAGCAAGTCCTGTGATTTTGGCTGCAAATTCAGCTGATTGTTATACAGACTTGGACTCTATCACCTATAACGAGGGTTTGGTTCCCTctgtaaaaagaaaagcagGGATTTTGGCAAGTAAAATTGCTTCTCGAGAATGTTCTGGGATTCCGCCGTGGGACTGGgcatcatcttcttctgctACTTGCTCTTTTCCCTCCAACCCAACTCTGG AGAGCCGGTGCCCAAGTCTGTTAGCTGCTGCACGAACCTTGTGTGGTATTGCAAGCAAGGAATCTCGGGGGCCTCTGCTGAAGTGGTCAAGAAAGCCTTTGCAAAAGGCGCTCAAACCTCGGAAGTTGAAGTTGAGCAAAAATTGTGAGGAAGCCCTTGTGACGCCAAAATCAGAGACCAAAGATGTCGCCAATAGTTTGGACCGAATACCGTTGTCGAAGAAGCCAAAGCTCTCCAACATGGACATCTGCTTTTCTAAACCTTCAATGAGTTGGTCTACCCCCAGATCGAGCAGATCATCACCAAGCAGGTCAGTCAGGGACGTTGTTGCTGAAGCTAGACATTCCATGACTAGCATCTCAAAGCAAGCGAGCATGTTGCCACCCGTGGCACGGGTTTTTGATAAGGCTTATGACAGCCAGCAGAAGCCCAAAACGTCCATGCCGTTGTATTGGAGCAGAGGCAGGGACGGTCTACACTGA
- the LOC115746528 gene encoding protein LURP-one-related 17 has product MFLFLKYLSRTVHEELQFEHERKRLASSIKTIPNEDRHQIGEPRRDNNAQEACVSFTVWRKSLLINCNGFTVIDSRGDIVYRVDSYGGGRPREVILMDGAGKSVLTLRRLKKLLARLDDWLVYEGEVGDGGPSYKSGKLSRKKKPICCVRKRVGVFGAASNAIAYVCHAVPGKAREYVIEGSYANRSCKVLEESSRDVVAEIKRKEANLGGGSFGTEVFVLVVRPGFNCGFAMALVLLLDQMFS; this is encoded by the exons ATGTTCCTGTTCTTGAAATACTTGTCAAGAACCGTCCACGAAGAGCTGCAGTTCGAGCATGAACGCAAACGCCTCGCATCCTCGATCAAGACAATCCCGAACGAGGATCGACACCAGATCGGAGAACCCCGCCGCGATAATAACGCGCAAGAGGCCTGCGTTTCCTTCACGGTGTGGAGGAAGTCGCTCCTGATCAACTGTAATGGCTTCACGGTGATCGACTCGCGCGGGGACATAGTCTACCGAGTCGACAGCTACGGCGGCGGTCGTCCACGGGAGGTCATTCTCATGGACGGCGCTGGCAAATCCGTCCTCACCCTCCGCCGTCTCAAG AAACTACTCGCGAGGCTAGATGACTGGCTGGTCTATGAAGGCGAGGTAGGCGACGGCGGACCTTCTTACAAATCTGGCAAACtatcaagaaagaagaagcctATTTGCTGCGTGAGGAAGCGGGTTGGCGTCTTTGGTGCTGCGTCCAATGCGATCGCGTATGTGTGCCACGCCGTGCCGGGTAAGGCACGAGAGTACGTGATCGAGGGGTCATACGCGAACCGGTCATGTAAAGTGCTGGAGGAGTCGTCGCGGGACGTGGTGGCAGAAATCAAGAGGAAAGAGGCCAATCTCGGCGGGGGATCGTTCGGGACGGAGGTGTTCGTGCTGGTCGTGCGGCCGGGGTTCAACTGCGGTTTCGCCATGGCTCTTGTTCTGCTGTTGGATCAAATGTTCTCCTAA